In Coturnix japonica isolate 7356 unplaced genomic scaffold, Coturnix japonica 2.1 chrUnrandom534, whole genome shotgun sequence, one DNA window encodes the following:
- the CUNH19orf47 gene encoding uncharacterized protein C19orf47 homolog, protein MATSEWIQFFRDAGIPPGPAVSYAVTFVDNRIHKHMLLDLTKELMHDLGITLVGDVIAILKHAKVAYKQEMCRAATEALTPPRAPPEPQRRCANSAAGRMIANSLSRDPPSISITVPNHSTVYPPPPQPEVAEAYTSGCHSPPLTYPPEVSEAYTSGSHSPLLPYTPEVIEAYTSGCHSPSMTYLPEVSEAYTSGGNSFGRALPVFTHHA, encoded by the exons ATGG ctaCCTCTGAGTGGATCCAGTTCTTCCGTGACGCTGGGATCCCCCCCGGCCCTGCTGTCAGTTACGCCGTCACCTTCGTGGACAATCG CATCCACAAGCACATGTTGCTGGACCTGACCAAGGAGCTGATGCACGACCTGGGCATCACCCTGGTGGGCGACGTCATCGCCATCCTAAAACACGCCAAGGTGGCCTATAAGCAG GAAATGTGCCGTGCAGCCACCGAGGCGCTGAccccccccagagcccccccgGAGCCACAGAGACGCTGCGCTAATAGCG CTGCAGGTCGGATGATCGCCAACAGCCTCAGCAGAGACCCCCCCTCCATCTCCATCACGGTCCCCAATCACAGTACAGTATATCCCCCCCC GCCGCAACCGGAAGTGGCTGAGGCCTACACTTCCGGCTGCCACTCACCGCCGCTGACCTATCCCCCGGAAGTGAGTGAGGCCTACACTTCCGGCAGCCACTCTCCGCTGCTGCCTTATACCCCGGAAGTGATTGAGGCCTACACTTCCGGTTGCCACTCTCCGTCGATGACCTATCTCCCGGAAGTGAGTGAGGCCTACACTTCCGGCGGCAACTCTTTTGGCCGCGCCCTTCCCGTTTTCACCCACCACGCGTGA